The genome window CTAGCTAGCTAGTCCATCTTCCATTGCGATTTTGCGACTGCAATTGCTGCCGGCTCCAGATGCATGCATGTTAAAGTTGCAGTGAGCGCGTAGCTGAAGCTGACTCCGGTGTGCACACTGGTCAACCCTGATCCTCTCTTCTTTCACACTTGAAGATCGTCGATCGAGGGAAGGGGTTCGATTAGCTCTTGATGCTTTCTTTGGTTGGGAGGAAGTGTGGTGATTAGATTAGCATGTGGGTGGTGATAGATAGGGCACTGATTAGAGGAGAGGGAATAATGATATGTCAGCCAGGCTAGGCTTGATAATCAATCATAGGATGGAATGGGAGCTAGCTCTAGTAGAGTAGACACTAGTGCTGTACCGGCTGACCACTGCGCTGGCTTGGTTTTTCTTGGCTTCTGCTTGCTTGCAGCAGAAACCAGCAATGCATCAGAGGAAAGGAAGATTGTACTGGTGTGTGCAGCAAAACGGAACCCAATGTGAATACTCCAGCTTCTGCTAGCTTGGGGGCATGTGTGTGTCCTTATCGTGTGCGTGTGATTCATTTGAGAGAAGACCAATCACCGAGAAGCTACGGGGGCATAGGGCTGAGAAAAAGAGATCCGCGAACCTCGGCGGTGAATCTCCTTTGCAGAGCCGGGGGTGGCGCTTTCCATCTCCTTCTCTCGCCCCAATGCAGTGCTGCCTGTGCTGTGCTACTCCCTAATCCCTATCCATTCTGCCTAATTGCCCTACTAGAGAGCTAGCTGCATGACTACACACACCGTCCTCCTCTCTCCTGTCCTGTGTCCCTTCTTCCACGGGTGACTGGGTTATAATAGTCTCTCTCTCTTCAACACCAGTCATACACGCCAGCATTGCGTTGCGCTAGCGGTAGCCATGTCTGGTGAACAAGAATCAAACGGGATGTATGGAGCTTTTGCTTTCAgctttctcttttcctttttgttTCTGAGCGACCTCTGATCACGGGCGGGCCGCGGGCTACAGGTACAGGACGGTAAAGTTTTTTGGATTCTCTTCGTTTTCTTCTCTGACTTCGCGTCGCATGCGAATGCAGGCGGGACAGCTTCATCACGCACCGCGCCTTCTGCGACGCGCTCACCGAGGAGAGCGCCAAGGCCATCGGCCTCAACGCCATGGCGGCCGTGCCGGCGCAGCACCACCACCACCCGATGCTCTTCTCGCCGCCGCCCACGCACGTCATgcagcaggacgtcgccctcctcCAGGAGCACCACCACCAGGAGGTCATGCAGCAGGAGCACTGCAACTACGCCATGAAGACGGAGATGCCGCCGTGGCCGGGGATGACCTACGACCACCCGCTGCTGCAGCCGCTCTGCAACGCCGCCGCACCGCAGAGCTCGGCCACgtccacgccgccgccgccgacgacgaTGCAGCTTCCCGCTGCCTACGCGCACCTATCGGCCACGGCGCTGTTGCAGAAGGCGGCGCAGATGGGCGCCACCGTCGCCGGCGCGGGCTACACCCAGATGGCGGGGGCCGCGACAAGCGCCACCTTCGGCCTCGGCCTCCCGGACCTGCAGAatacccagcagcagcagcatcaggACGGCGAGATCATGGCCGGGCTCGCGAGGACAGCCTCCCACGGCCGCGGCGGCGaggaaggcggcggcggcggaggcgacggCATGACCAGGGATTTCCTAGGCCTGCGCGCCTTCTCCCACCGCGACATCCTCGGCCTCGCCGGCTTGGACTCCTCGTGCATGGGCGCCATCATCAGTGCCAGCGCCAGCATGAACTGCTACGACGAGCCACAGCAGCGTGCACAGGCTCAGGCAGAGCAGCAGCAGCAAAGCAGCAACGAGCAATGGCACAGCATGGGCAGCCATCAAAGCTAGGTCGATAAAAGctactttcttcttcctctcgcCAGCCGTCATCGGTACGTCGCCATCGCTGCATCTCATCGCTGCCGTCGCTGTGCAGAGGCAAAGCTAGCTAGGGCCGGCCGCTCGGTGCACCGTGCCTTTTGCTCATCTTTTGCTTCTGTTCAGGA of Zea mays cultivar B73 chromosome 8, Zm-B73-REFERENCE-NAM-5.0, whole genome shotgun sequence contains these proteins:
- the LOC100278452 gene encoding uncharacterized protein LOC100278452 codes for the protein MFHHQQELLQAEAAAADRESSMSNLTSSTSGGPNAAPAAAAAAPPAPAASGNNKRKRSLPGNPDPEAEVVALSPATLMATNRFVCEICGKGFQRDQNLQLHRRGHNLPWKLKQRGTGKEAQRRKVYVCPEASCVHHDPARALGDLTGIKKHFFRKHGEKKWKCDKCSKKYAVHSDWKAHSKICGTREYKCDCGTIFSRRDSFITHRAFCDALTEESAKAIGLNAMAAVPAQHHHHPMLFSPPPTHVMQQDVALLQEHHHQEVMQQEHCNYAMKTEMPPWPGMTYDHPLLQPLCNAAAPQSSATSTPPPPTTMQLPAAYAHLSATALLQKAAQMGATVAGAGYTQMAGAATSATFGLGLPDLQNTQQQQHQDGEIMAGLARTASHGRGGEEGGGGGGDGMTRDFLGLRAFSHRDILGLAGLDSSCMGAIISASASMNCYDEPQQRAQAQAEQQQQSSNEQWHSMGSHQS